Proteins co-encoded in one Corylus avellana chromosome ca9, CavTom2PMs-1.0 genomic window:
- the LOC132162520 gene encoding protein SLOW GREEN 1, chloroplastic-like: MESLGRLSYRHQPLHLSLNHHRPSFSRPISSISLKTPPSSSSQSSIKASSSSTPHHQTLRSPTPQLSQTLNPLIRTTCATIAAAAAFFFMRFHHKPAIAAPTAPPTVESTRESTAMDSSPEETERIIEEQLSHDPNDIEALRSLMEVRIKARNFREAILVLDRLIELEPEENEWPLLKANVHSYIGEQELARNEFEEILKKDPFRVEAYHGLVMVSSENSDENSVEDVSKRVEQAMKKCEKLGRKSDVRDFKLLVAQIKVVEGNYLEALKVYQQLEKEEPRDFRPYLCQGILYTLLGKKDEAEKHFDKFRRLVPKNHPYKEFFDDNMFATKIFSQKVERERASSRR, translated from the coding sequence ATGGAGTCCCTTGGCAGACTGAGCTACCGTCACCAACCCCTTCACCTCTCACTCAATCACCACCGTCCGTCATTCTCACGGCCCATTTCTTCAATCTCTTTGAAGACCCCACCATCTTCATCATCGCAATCGTCCATCAAAGCCTCATCCTCGTCGACCCCACATCACCAAACCCTCCGAAGCCCTACACCCCAGCTctcccaaaccctaaaccccctCATTAGAACCACTTGTGCCACCATAGCCGCCGCCGCTGCGTTCTTCTTCATGCGGTTCCACCACAAACCGGCCATCGCCGCCCCGACCGCTCCGCCCACAGTGGAGTCCACCAGGGAATCGACGGCCATGGATTCTTCGCCGGAAGAAACGGAGAGGATCATAGAAGAGCAATTGAGCCACGACCCCAACGACATCGAAGCTCTACGATCCCTCATGGAGGTCCGAATCAAGGCCAGGAATTTCAGAGAAGCGATCCTGGTCCTGGACCGTCTGATCGAGCTCGAACCCGAAGAGAACGAATGGCCATTGTTGAAAGCCAACGTCCATAGCTACATTGGAGAGCAGGAACTGGCGAGAAATGAGTTCGAGGAAATTCTGAAGAAAGACCCGTTTCGCGTCGAGGCCTATCACGGCCTCGTGATGGTGTCGTCCGAAAATTCGGATGAGAATTCTGTGGAGGACGTTTCGAAGAGAGTTGAGCAGGCAATGAAGAAGTGCGAGAAGCTGGGAAGGAAGTCAGATGTGAGGGATTTCAAGCTCTTGGTGGCGCAGATTAAGGTTGTGGAAGGGAATTATCTCGAGGCTTTGAAGGTTTATCAGCAGCTTGAGAAGGAGGAGCCGAGGGATTTTAGGCCGTATTTGTGTCAGGGAATTTTGTACACTCTGCTGGGTAAGAAAGACGAGGCCGAGAAACATTTTGACAAGTTTCGGAGGCTCGTGCCGAAGAATCACCCATACAAGGAGTTTTTCGATGATAATATGTTTGCGACGAAGATTTTCTCACAGAAAGTGGAAAGGGAGAGAGCGAGTTCCAGGCGCTGA